In Torulaspora delbrueckii CBS 1146 chromosome 1, complete genome, one genomic interval encodes:
- the ADK2 gene encoding adenylate kinase ADK2 (similar to Saccharomyces cerevisiae ADK2 (YER170W); ancestral locus Anc_8.236), which translates to MATKLIKPLRLLLLGAPGAGKGTQTSRLLEKFPQLNSVSSGDLLRQQIKDKTPLGSLAASYILEGKLLPDELITRLVKGHLSDAGWLSPQASWLLDGFPRTVEQATMLKSALAKSDTSLTMVVDLDVPESVILERIENRYVHVPSGRVYNLQYKPPKVPGKDDITGEPLTKRPDDTAEVFGKRLAEYHKTAAPLREFYAKRGILKTISGETSDIITPKLFQLIESQYGVN; encoded by the coding sequence ATGGCAACTAAACTAATCAAACCACTAAGACTACTACTACTTGGAGCCCCAGGTGCTGGAAAGGGAACTCAAACTTCAAGATTATTAGAGAAGTTTCCGCAGCTCAACTCCGTATCTTCAGGTGATTTACTGCGTCAACAAATCAAGGATAAGACACCGTTAGGTTCTTTAGCAGCTTCTTACATTCTGGAAGGGAAACTCCTACCGGATGAATTGATTACGAGGTTGGTCAAAGGTCACCTTTCAGATGCTGGATGGCTTTCCCCACAGGCTAGCTGGCTACTCGATGGCTTCCCCCGAACTGTGGAGCAAGCAACAATGTTGAAATCAGCATTGGCCAAAAGTGATACCAGTTTGACTATGGTTGTGGATTTAGATGTCCCTGAGAGCGTTATACTCGAGAGGATAGAGAATAGGTATGTTCATGTGCCTAGCGGAAGAGTTTACAACCTTCAATACAAGCCACCAAAAGTTCCCGGAAAGGACGACATTACAGGAGAACCATTGACCAAGAGACCAGATGATACGGCTGAAGTCTTCGGTAAGAGACTCGCCGAGTATCATAAAACAGCGGCTCCTCTAAGAGAATTTTACGCCAAGAGAGgtattttgaagacaaTTTCTGGAGAGACCTCGGATATCATTACACCAAAACTTTTCCAACTCATCGAGAGCCAATATGgggtcaattga